In a genomic window of Streptomyces pristinaespiralis:
- a CDS encoding VanZ family protein, protein MAGVVLVLAHLLLVSWLTLRPLDVMWVTAANLEPLAGIKAHLELGPVEAARHIGGGLLLLAPLGVLLPMASGRLAVSPWASLARTVAAGALLSLGIELLQTGVPGQVVDIDSLLLNTTGVALAHLAVVPAGRARLRRRLLRTRGGTALRGQGREVRRGAMLRDEGSQGATPTIPRVGIAP, encoded by the coding sequence GTGGCGGGCGTCGTCCTCGTCCTCGCCCATCTGCTGCTCGTCTCCTGGCTGACGCTGCGACCACTCGACGTGATGTGGGTGACGGCGGCGAACCTGGAACCCCTCGCGGGCATCAAGGCCCATCTGGAGCTCGGACCCGTCGAAGCCGCACGGCACATCGGCGGCGGACTGCTCCTGCTGGCACCGCTCGGGGTCCTGCTGCCGATGGCGAGCGGCCGTCTCGCCGTGTCCCCGTGGGCGTCCCTCGCCCGTACGGTCGCGGCCGGCGCCCTGCTGTCGCTCGGCATCGAGCTGCTGCAGACCGGGGTGCCCGGTCAGGTCGTCGACATCGACTCGCTCCTGCTGAACACCACAGGCGTGGCACTCGCCCACCTCGCGGTCGTGCCCGCGGGCCGTGCCCGGCTGCGCCGCAGACTGCTGCGTACGCGCGGCGGGACCGCGCTGCGCGGCCAGGGTCGCGAGGTACGGCGCGGGGCCATGCTCAGGGACGAGGGTTCTCAGGGGGCGACCCCGACGATTCCCAGGGTCGGGATCGCCCCGTAG
- a CDS encoding PspC domain-containing protein — protein sequence MAAIARPRDGRMIGGVCAALARRFGTSATTMRVIFVASCLLPGPQFLLYLALWMLLPAEKPAAGAW from the coding sequence ATGGCCGCAATTGCCCGCCCCCGTGACGGACGCATGATCGGCGGAGTGTGCGCAGCGCTGGCCAGGCGCTTCGGTACGTCCGCCACCACGATGCGCGTCATCTTCGTGGCCTCCTGCCTGCTGCCGGGCCCGCAGTTCCTGCTCTACCTGGCGCTGTGGATGCTGCTGCCCGCCGAGAAGCCGGCCGCCGGCGCCTGGTGA
- a CDS encoding adenosine deaminase, with the protein MTSQTLNSPTADQIRRAPKVLLHDHLDGGLRPGTIIELARDAGYEALPEAEPDKLGIWFREAADSGSLERYLETFAHTCAVMQSRDALFRVAAECAQDLAEDGVVYAEVRYAPEQHLEGGLSLEEVVEAVNEGFREGERLARESGHRIRVGALLTAMRHAARALEIAELANRYRDSGVVGFDIAGAEAGFPPTRHLDAFEYLKRENNHFTIHAGEAFGLPSIWQALQWCGADRLGHGVRIIDDIEVAEDGTVKLGRLAAYVRDKRIPLEMCPTSNLQTGAADSIAAHPIGLLRKLHFRTTVNTDNRLMSGTSMSREFELLTEAFGYTLDDMQWFTVNAMKSAFIPFDERLAMISDVIKPGYAELKSEWLFRQTATGGH; encoded by the coding sequence ATGACGAGCCAGACCCTCAATTCGCCCACCGCGGACCAGATCCGCCGCGCCCCGAAGGTGCTGCTCCACGACCACCTGGACGGCGGTCTGCGGCCGGGCACGATCATCGAACTCGCCCGCGACGCCGGGTACGAGGCCCTTCCGGAGGCCGAACCCGACAAGCTCGGCATCTGGTTCCGGGAGGCCGCGGACTCGGGCTCGCTGGAACGCTACCTGGAGACCTTCGCGCACACCTGCGCCGTGATGCAGTCCCGTGACGCGCTCTTCCGCGTGGCCGCGGAGTGCGCACAGGACCTGGCGGAGGACGGGGTCGTCTACGCCGAGGTCCGCTACGCCCCCGAGCAGCACCTCGAGGGCGGCCTGAGCCTCGAGGAGGTCGTCGAGGCGGTCAACGAGGGCTTCCGCGAGGGGGAGCGGCTGGCACGCGAGAGCGGTCACCGCATCCGGGTCGGCGCGCTGCTCACCGCGATGCGGCACGCCGCCCGCGCGCTGGAGATCGCCGAGCTCGCCAACCGCTACCGCGACAGCGGCGTCGTCGGGTTCGACATCGCCGGCGCGGAGGCGGGTTTCCCGCCCACCCGGCACCTCGACGCCTTCGAGTACCTGAAGCGCGAGAACAACCACTTCACCATCCACGCGGGCGAGGCGTTCGGGCTGCCCTCGATCTGGCAGGCGCTCCAGTGGTGCGGCGCCGACCGGCTCGGGCACGGCGTGCGGATCATCGACGACATCGAGGTGGCGGAGGACGGCACGGTGAAGCTGGGCAGGCTCGCCGCGTACGTACGGGACAAGCGCATCCCGCTGGAGATGTGCCCCACCTCCAACCTGCAGACGGGGGCCGCCGACTCCATCGCGGCCCATCCCATCGGGCTGCTGCGGAAGCTGCACTTCAGGACCACGGTCAACACCGACAACCGGCTGATGAGCGGCACCAGCATGAGCCGCGAGTTCGAGCTGCTGACCGAGGCGTTCGGATACACGCTCGACGACATGCAGTGGTTCACCGTCAACGCGATGAAGTCCGCGTTCATCCCTTTCGATGAACGACTGGCGATGATCAGCGACGTCATCAAGCCGGGCTACGCCGAACTCAAGTCCGAATGGCTCTTCCGGCAGACCGCCACAGGCGGGCACTGA
- a CDS encoding alpha/beta hydrolase gives MAHHALPRWWGRPAAAAGGANALGETTVVRAEQGGRTPRARLGGLPGRFGVRNDGRDPAVAGAVLLLPDGEPESARRASAWSYAAVVPLGRALARAGRDDGLVVHSVRYRGRGWNGADARLAADATWAVEEVVRRYGDVPVCLAGHGMGGRAALRAAGHPAVNSVLALAPWLPEEDRAADPEPVRQLAGRQVLIVHGTNDARTDPELSYRLAERAKKAHRDICRFEVHSDGHALRQYQNEVQALAVDFVRGSLFTGTYARPVADALAAPPPLGLRMPLAAGFGRSLRA, from the coding sequence ATGGCACACCACGCACTGCCCCGGTGGTGGGGGCGTCCGGCCGCTGCGGCCGGAGGGGCGAACGCCCTCGGTGAGACGACCGTCGTACGGGCGGAACAGGGGGGCCGGACACCGCGGGCGAGGCTCGGCGGCCTGCCGGGGCGTTTCGGCGTCCGGAACGACGGCAGGGACCCGGCGGTGGCGGGGGCGGTGCTGCTGCTGCCGGACGGCGAGCCGGAGTCGGCGCGCCGGGCGTCCGCGTGGTCGTACGCCGCCGTCGTGCCGCTCGGCCGCGCGCTCGCGAGGGCGGGGCGCGACGACGGGCTGGTCGTGCACAGCGTCCGCTACCGGGGCCGCGGCTGGAACGGGGCGGACGCCCGGCTCGCCGCCGACGCGACCTGGGCGGTGGAGGAGGTCGTACGCCGCTACGGGGACGTGCCCGTGTGCCTGGCGGGTCACGGCATGGGCGGGCGGGCGGCGCTGCGCGCGGCCGGGCACCCGGCCGTCAACTCCGTGCTGGCGCTGGCTCCTTGGCTGCCCGAGGAGGACCGGGCGGCGGACCCGGAGCCGGTACGGCAGCTCGCCGGCCGCCAGGTGCTGATCGTGCACGGCACCAATGACGCGCGCACGGACCCGGAGCTCTCCTACCGGCTCGCCGAGCGCGCCAAGAAGGCCCATCGCGACATCTGCCGCTTCGAGGTCCACTCCGACGGGCACGCGCTGCGCCAGTACCAGAACGAGGTGCAGGCGCTGGCCGTGGACTTCGTGCGCGGCTCCCTCTTCACCGGCACCTACGCCCGCCCGGTGGCCGACGCCCTCGCGGCGCCGCCGCCGCTCGGACTGCGGATGCCGCTGGCGGCGGGATTCGGGCGGTCGCTGCGGGCCTGA
- a CDS encoding aldo/keto reductase has product MKYRTIGTGAGARRVSVLALGAMLFGTLTDEKTSFAVLDRYVEAGGNFIDTSDNYAFWVGGDVGGQSEALLGRWRRSRGVGDEVVIATKLGAAPLAPGTGYVDNAEGLSAKAVREAAERSRERLGVDRLDLLYAHIEDRTVPLAETVEAFGTLVAEGTVGLLGASNHAIWRVERARALAAAAGVPGYEVLQYQHSHLRPRFDMPSDLFEDGSLGHAGAELLSYLRAEPGLTLVAYSPLLAGAYTREDKPLPPDYDHPGTPARLAALREVAKETGASVNQVVLAWQIGGALPVIPLAGASSVAQLEENLAAVDLDLTEDQRARLDAAH; this is encoded by the coding sequence ATGAAGTACCGCACCATCGGCACCGGCGCGGGCGCGCGCAGGGTCAGCGTCCTGGCGCTGGGCGCCATGCTGTTCGGCACCCTGACCGACGAGAAGACCTCGTTCGCCGTCCTGGACCGCTACGTCGAGGCCGGTGGCAATTTCATCGACACGTCCGACAACTACGCGTTCTGGGTCGGCGGTGACGTCGGCGGACAGAGCGAGGCGCTGCTCGGCCGCTGGCGCCGGAGCCGCGGAGTCGGGGACGAGGTGGTCATCGCCACCAAGCTGGGCGCCGCGCCGCTCGCCCCCGGCACCGGTTACGTGGACAACGCGGAGGGCCTGTCGGCCAAGGCGGTCCGCGAGGCCGCGGAGCGCAGCCGGGAGCGCCTCGGGGTCGACCGTCTCGACCTGCTCTACGCGCACATCGAGGACCGGACCGTCCCGCTCGCGGAGACGGTGGAGGCCTTCGGCACGCTGGTGGCGGAGGGCACGGTCGGACTGCTCGGGGCGAGCAACCACGCGATCTGGCGCGTCGAGCGGGCACGCGCGCTCGCCGCTGCCGCCGGTGTGCCCGGCTACGAGGTCCTCCAGTACCAGCACAGCCATCTGCGGCCGCGCTTCGACATGCCGTCCGATCTCTTCGAGGACGGCAGTCTCGGGCACGCCGGTGCGGAGTTGCTGAGCTATCTGCGGGCCGAGCCCGGTCTGACCCTGGTCGCGTACTCGCCGCTGCTGGCCGGGGCGTACACCCGCGAGGACAAGCCGCTGCCGCCGGACTACGACCACCCGGGGACGCCCGCCCGGCTCGCGGCGCTGCGCGAGGTCGCGAAGGAGACCGGCGCCAGCGTGAACCAGGTGGTGCTCGCCTGGCAGATCGGCGGCGCCCTGCCGGTGATCCCGCTGGCGGGGGCGTCCTCGGTGGCCCAACTGGAGGAGAATCTGGCCGCGGTGGACCTGGACCTGACGGAGGACCAGCGCGCCAGGCTCGACGCGGCCCACTGA
- a CDS encoding LysR family transcriptional regulator, with the protein MVHERSSGPRLSPSSYEEDITLELAPRLAYFAGVARHEHVTRAAQDMGVPQSTLSRAMVRLEADLGVTLFARKGRTVSLTPAGRTFLASVERALAEVERAAESVRADTDPRSGKVAFGFLHTMGSETVPGLIRAFRADHPRIRFTLVQNYGEAMLERLRAGELDLCLTSPVPDAPDLVARRLDEQRLRLVVPDDHRLAGRKRVRLAEAADESFVTLEPGYGLRRITDDLCAEAGFAPRVAFEGEEAETLRGLVAAGLGVALLPPPAVARPGVVELTVTAPRAAREIGVAWLDGHPETPPVAEFKRFLLSRRGRLLPQ; encoded by the coding sequence ATGGTGCATGAACGCAGCTCAGGGCCCCGCCTGTCACCCAGTAGTTACGAAGAAGACATCACGCTGGAGCTTGCTCCCCGCCTCGCGTACTTCGCCGGCGTCGCCCGGCACGAGCATGTGACGCGCGCCGCACAGGACATGGGCGTCCCTCAGTCGACGCTGTCGCGGGCGATGGTCCGCCTGGAAGCGGACCTGGGCGTCACCCTGTTCGCCCGCAAAGGCCGCACGGTCTCGCTCACCCCGGCCGGCCGCACGTTCCTCGCCTCCGTCGAGCGGGCACTGGCCGAGGTGGAACGGGCCGCGGAGTCCGTCCGCGCCGACACCGACCCACGGTCGGGCAAGGTCGCCTTCGGCTTCCTGCACACCATGGGGTCGGAGACGGTGCCGGGTCTGATCCGCGCCTTCCGCGCGGACCACCCGCGCATCCGCTTCACCCTCGTCCAGAACTACGGCGAGGCCATGCTCGAACGGCTCCGGGCGGGCGAGCTGGACCTGTGCCTCACCTCGCCCGTGCCCGACGCCCCCGACCTCGTCGCCCGCCGCCTCGACGAGCAGCGGCTGCGGCTCGTGGTCCCCGACGACCACCGGCTGGCCGGCCGCAAGCGCGTCCGGCTCGCGGAGGCGGCCGACGAGAGCTTCGTGACCCTCGAACCCGGTTACGGGCTGCGGCGCATCACCGACGACCTGTGCGCCGAGGCCGGGTTCGCCCCGCGCGTCGCCTTCGAGGGTGAGGAGGCGGAGACGCTGCGCGGACTGGTGGCGGCCGGCCTCGGCGTCGCCCTCCTGCCGCCACCGGCCGTCGCCCGCCCGGGAGTTGTGGAGCTGACGGTGACCGCGCCCAGAGCGGCACGCGAGATCGGCGTCGCCTGGCTCGACGGCCACCCGGAAACCCCGCCGGTGGCGGAGTTCAAACGTTTCCTGCTGTCCCGGCGCGGCCGGCTGCTGCCGCAGTAG
- a CDS encoding MFS transporter, with protein sequence MPPASTKAPTTVGAAPSSPDLLSPGVAGYRRMSFALFAAGMATFALLYSTQALLPAVSADFGVTASAASWTVSAATGALALCVLPMSALSERYGRTAVMKVSLAVAVVVGLLVPFAPNVEWLVALRAVQGAALAGLPASAMAFLAEEVRPKALVGAIGLFVAGNSIGGMSGRILTGWVAQAFDWRVALGAVGVMALACALVFRALLPKARHFTPGTLDPRTLARTVRTHLADPLLLRLYAIGALFMTVFGAVYTVIGYRLVAEPFGLPQGVIGSIFLVYLVGTVSSAAAGQLVARLGRRGALYLAVATTAAGLLLSLSDTLAAVLLGLVLITAGFFAGHAVASSSVSRTAKTGRAQASALYQSAYYLGSSAGGTLGAVAFRTGGWGGTVLLGLLAVLGVVSITLYGTHAARAEARLVPAGARH encoded by the coding sequence ATGCCTCCTGCCAGTACCAAGGCGCCCACCACCGTGGGCGCCGCCCCGTCGTCCCCCGACCTTCTCTCCCCCGGCGTGGCCGGCTACCGCCGCATGAGCTTCGCGCTCTTCGCCGCCGGGATGGCGACCTTCGCCCTCCTCTACTCCACGCAGGCGCTGCTGCCCGCCGTCTCCGCCGACTTCGGCGTCACCGCGTCGGCCGCCAGTTGGACCGTGTCCGCCGCGACCGGCGCGCTGGCCCTGTGCGTCCTGCCGATGAGCGCGCTGTCCGAGCGCTACGGGCGGACCGCCGTGATGAAGGTGTCCCTCGCGGTCGCGGTCGTGGTCGGCCTGCTGGTGCCGTTCGCGCCGAACGTCGAGTGGCTGGTGGCGCTGCGCGCCGTGCAGGGCGCGGCGCTCGCCGGTCTGCCCGCCTCCGCGATGGCGTTCCTGGCGGAAGAGGTCAGGCCGAAGGCGCTGGTCGGCGCGATCGGACTGTTCGTGGCGGGCAACAGCATCGGTGGCATGAGCGGCCGGATCCTCACCGGCTGGGTGGCACAGGCCTTCGACTGGCGCGTCGCGCTCGGCGCGGTCGGCGTGATGGCGCTGGCCTGCGCGCTGGTCTTCCGCGCGCTGCTGCCGAAGGCCCGGCACTTCACGCCCGGGACGCTCGACCCCCGCACCCTCGCGAGGACCGTCCGCACTCACCTCGCCGATCCGCTGCTGCTGCGCCTGTACGCGATCGGCGCGCTGTTCATGACGGTCTTCGGCGCCGTCTACACGGTGATCGGCTACCGGCTCGTCGCGGAGCCCTTCGGCCTTCCGCAGGGCGTGATCGGCTCGATCTTCCTGGTCTACCTGGTGGGCACGGTCTCGTCGGCCGCTGCCGGACAGCTCGTCGCCCGGCTCGGACGCCGCGGCGCGCTGTACCTCGCGGTCGCCACGACCGCCGCGGGTCTGCTGCTGTCCCTCTCGGACACCCTCGCCGCGGTGCTCCTCGGCCTCGTCCTGATCACCGCCGGCTTCTTCGCCGGCCACGCGGTGGCCTCGTCCTCCGTGAGCCGTACCGCCAAGACGGGCCGCGCCCAGGCGTCCGCGCTCTACCAGTCGGCCTACTACCTGGGCAGCAGCGCGGGGGGCACGCTCGGCGCGGTCGCCTTCCGCACCGGCGGCTGGGGCGGCACGGTGCTGCTCGGACTGCTCGCGGTCCTCGGCGTCGTGTCGATCACCCTCTACGGGACGCACGCGGCGCGGGCCGAGGCGCGGCTCGTACCGGCGGGCGCGCGCCACTGA
- a CDS encoding sigma-70 family RNA polymerase sigma factor gives MSDLAATQDLDSRLEQHRRELTGYCYRMLGSSFEAEDAVQDTMVRAWRSFDKFEGRSSLRSWLYRIATNVCLDMLNAGNRRARPMDLSGPTPVAQAQLNARPEITWLEPVPDGRVLPSVVDPAETAVERETIRLAFVAALQHLPPKQRAVLILREVLAWKASEVAELLGTTVASVNSALQRARATLSEQSPASSDAADPLDEEQQQLLERYVAAFEGYDMKALTALLHEDATMSMPPYDLWLRGHDDIVGWMLGVGDVCRGSRLVPTVANGAPAFAHYHPSADGEGYEPWALIVLELSEGKVGGMDFFLDTKRWFPLFDLPARLDKTGAPVAEEEPA, from the coding sequence ATGAGTGACCTGGCAGCGACGCAGGACCTGGATTCGCGGCTGGAGCAGCACCGCAGAGAGCTGACCGGCTACTGCTACCGCATGCTCGGCTCGTCCTTCGAGGCGGAGGACGCCGTCCAGGACACGATGGTCCGGGCGTGGCGAAGTTTCGACAAGTTCGAGGGCCGGTCCTCCCTGCGCTCATGGCTGTACCGCATCGCGACGAATGTGTGCCTCGACATGCTGAACGCCGGTAACCGCCGCGCCCGCCCGATGGACCTCTCCGGTCCCACACCGGTCGCGCAGGCCCAGCTCAACGCCCGCCCCGAGATCACCTGGCTCGAGCCCGTTCCCGACGGGCGGGTGCTGCCCTCGGTGGTGGACCCGGCCGAGACGGCCGTGGAGCGGGAGACGATCCGCCTCGCGTTCGTCGCGGCCCTCCAGCATCTGCCGCCCAAGCAGCGGGCGGTCCTGATCCTGCGCGAGGTGCTGGCCTGGAAGGCGAGCGAGGTCGCCGAGCTCCTCGGCACGACGGTCGCCTCGGTCAACAGCGCGCTCCAGCGCGCCCGCGCCACGCTCAGCGAGCAGAGCCCGGCCTCTTCCGACGCGGCGGACCCGCTCGACGAGGAGCAGCAGCAGCTGCTGGAGCGCTATGTCGCGGCCTTCGAGGGGTACGACATGAAGGCGCTGACAGCGCTGCTCCACGAGGACGCCACGATGTCCATGCCCCCTTACGATCTGTGGCTGCGCGGCCACGACGACATCGTGGGCTGGATGCTCGGCGTCGGCGACGTCTGCCGTGGCTCGCGCCTGGTCCCGACCGTGGCCAACGGCGCCCCCGCGTTCGCCCACTACCACCCGTCGGCGGACGGCGAGGGGTACGAGCCGTGGGCGCTCATCGTCCTCGAGCTGTCGGAGGGCAAGGTGGGCGGGATGGACTTCTTCCTGGACACCAAGCGCTGGTTCCCGCTGTTCGACCTGCCGGCACGGCTGGACAAGACGGGTGCCCCGGTGGCGGAGGAGGAGCCCGCCTAG
- a CDS encoding STAS domain-containing protein: protein MHITGRITPADVPRLCEELRHLLRDDGTGGGAPCEVFCDVGGLAQVNLAAVDALARLHLTARRHGSRLRLRNAGPDLLTLLDLVGLPELADAA, encoded by the coding sequence ATGCACATCACCGGGAGGATCACCCCGGCCGATGTGCCGCGCCTGTGTGAGGAACTCCGCCACCTGCTCCGCGACGACGGGACAGGCGGCGGAGCTCCCTGTGAGGTGTTCTGCGACGTCGGCGGGCTGGCCCAGGTGAACCTCGCCGCCGTCGACGCCCTCGCGCGCCTGCACCTCACGGCGCGGCGGCACGGCAGCCGGCTCCGGCTGAGGAACGCCGGACCCGACCTGCTCACCCTGCTGGACCTGGTGGGCCTGCCGGAACTGGCCGACGCCGCCTAG
- a CDS encoding thymidine phosphorylase, whose product MDVISVIRTKRDRGELSPQQIDWVIDAYTRGEVADEQMSALAMAILLNGMNRTEIARWTAAMIASGERMNFDALSRPTADKHSTGGVGDKITLPLAPLVAACGAAVPQLSGRGLGHTGGTLDKLESIPGWRALLSNEEMLDVLGTTGAVICAAGDGLAPADKKLYALRDVTGTVEAIPLIASSIMSKKIAEGTGSLVLDVKVGTGAFMKTIEDARELASTMVALGTDSGVKTVALLTDMSTPLGLTAGNALEVRESVEVLAGGGPADVVELTLALAREMLDAAGIKDADPAKALADGSAMDVWRRMIAAQGGDPDATLPVAREQHVVTAPASGVLTRLDAYDVGIAAWRLGAGRARKEDPVQAGAGVEIHAKPGDTVTAGQPLLTLHTDTPEKFDYALESLGAAWDIAEPGTDFTATPIVLDRIA is encoded by the coding sequence ATGGACGTCATCTCCGTCATCCGCACCAAGCGGGACCGCGGCGAGCTGAGCCCCCAGCAGATCGACTGGGTCATCGACGCCTACACCCGCGGCGAGGTCGCGGACGAGCAGATGTCGGCCCTGGCCATGGCCATCCTTCTCAACGGCATGAACCGCACAGAGATCGCCCGCTGGACCGCCGCGATGATCGCCTCCGGCGAGCGGATGAACTTCGACGCGCTCTCCCGCCCGACCGCCGACAAGCACTCCACCGGAGGCGTCGGCGACAAGATCACGCTGCCGCTCGCCCCGCTCGTCGCCGCCTGCGGCGCGGCCGTCCCGCAGCTCAGCGGCCGGGGCCTCGGCCACACCGGCGGCACGCTCGACAAGCTGGAGTCCATCCCCGGCTGGCGGGCGCTGCTGTCCAACGAGGAGATGCTGGACGTCCTCGGCACCACCGGCGCGGTCATCTGCGCCGCCGGCGACGGCCTCGCCCCCGCCGACAAGAAGCTCTACGCGCTGCGCGACGTCACCGGCACCGTCGAGGCGATCCCGCTGATCGCGTCCTCGATCATGTCGAAGAAGATCGCCGAGGGCACCGGCTCGCTCGTGCTGGACGTGAAGGTCGGCACCGGCGCGTTCATGAAGACCATCGAGGACGCCCGCGAACTGGCCTCGACCATGGTCGCGCTGGGCACCGACAGCGGCGTGAAGACCGTGGCCCTGCTCACCGACATGTCCACCCCGCTCGGCCTGACGGCCGGCAACGCCCTCGAGGTCCGCGAGTCCGTCGAGGTCCTGGCCGGCGGCGGTCCCGCCGACGTCGTGGAGCTGACCCTCGCGCTCGCCCGTGAGATGCTCGACGCCGCCGGGATCAAGGACGCCGACCCGGCGAAGGCCCTGGCCGACGGCTCCGCGATGGACGTCTGGCGCCGCATGATCGCCGCCCAGGGCGGCGACCCGGACGCCACGCTGCCCGTGGCCCGCGAGCAGCACGTCGTGACCGCGCCCGCCTCCGGTGTGCTGACCCGCCTCGACGCCTACGACGTCGGCATCGCCGCCTGGCGCCTCGGCGCCGGCCGCGCCCGCAAGGAGGACCCGGTCCAGGCCGGCGCGGGCGTCGAGATCCACGCCAAGCCGGGCGACACGGTGACGGCGGGCCAGCCGCTGCTGACCCTGCACACGGACACCCCGGAGAAGTTCGACTACGCCCTCGAGTCCCTGGGTGCCGCCTGGGACATCGCGGAGCCGGGCACGGACTTCACGGCGACCCCGATCGTGCTGGACCGCATCGCCTGA
- a CDS encoding cytidine deaminase, producing MSAEAGFDWEALRVRAREAMSHAYAPYSGFPVGVAALVDDGRTVTGCNVENASYGLGLCAECGLVSQLQATGGGRLTHFTCVDGRGELLVPCGRCRQLLYEFGGPELLLDTPGGVLPLAEMLPQAFGPGHLD from the coding sequence GTGAGCGCGGAAGCCGGCTTCGACTGGGAGGCCCTGCGGGTACGTGCGCGTGAGGCGATGTCGCACGCGTACGCCCCCTACTCGGGCTTCCCGGTCGGTGTCGCCGCCCTCGTCGACGACGGCCGCACGGTGACCGGCTGCAACGTCGAGAACGCCTCGTACGGGCTCGGCCTGTGCGCCGAGTGCGGCCTGGTCTCGCAGCTCCAGGCGACCGGTGGCGGCCGCCTGACGCACTTCACCTGTGTGGACGGCCGGGGCGAGCTGCTGGTGCCGTGCGGCCGCTGCCGTCAGCTGCTGTACGAGTTCGGCGGCCCGGAGCTGCTGCTGGACACCCCAGGCGGGGTCCTGCCGCTCGCCGAGATGCTCCCGCAGGCCTTCGGCCCCGGGCACCTCGACTAG
- a CDS encoding ABC transporter permease: MSESTSTVSMASTAPKKGGGRRKLSLPVILLIVAGGLALFSLVRVISGADDLTSVGQVSGALQLAVPIGLAGLGGLWAERAGVINIGLEGMMILGTWFGAWAGYQWGPWTGVLLGIAGGALGGLLHAVMTVTFKVNHIVSGVAITILATGLTRYMSNFTFAETEGGSSKQSPRIDAIERITIPGLSDWLGDLQAKHWFFVSDLAGVLGGLVTNLSLLTVVALLLVPGTWWLLWRTSFGLRLRSCGENPIAAESLGVNVYKYKYIAVIVSGGLAGLGGAFLAIITGIYQEGQTGGRGYIGLAAMIFGNWMPGGMALGAGLFGFTDSLKLRGGAVNVHAMLLLLAILLLIAVVWQLYRKKYVGAVISAAFSALLFTWYALTDELPSQFVDAAPYVATLLVLAVSAQRLRMPKANGQPYFRGQGK; the protein is encoded by the coding sequence ATGAGCGAGTCCACGAGCACTGTCTCCATGGCGAGCACCGCGCCCAAGAAGGGCGGCGGCCGCCGCAAGCTGTCCCTGCCCGTGATCCTGCTGATCGTCGCGGGCGGCCTGGCGCTGTTCTCCCTCGTGCGGGTGATCAGCGGCGCGGACGACCTCACCTCCGTCGGCCAGGTCTCCGGCGCGCTCCAGCTGGCCGTGCCGATCGGCCTCGCCGGCCTCGGCGGTCTGTGGGCCGAGCGGGCCGGTGTGATCAACATCGGCCTCGAGGGCATGATGATCCTCGGCACCTGGTTCGGCGCCTGGGCGGGCTACCAGTGGGGCCCGTGGACCGGTGTGCTGCTCGGCATCGCCGGCGGCGCGCTCGGCGGTCTGCTGCACGCGGTGATGACGGTGACGTTCAAGGTCAACCACATCGTCTCCGGTGTGGCCATCACCATCCTGGCCACCGGCCTCACCCGGTACATGTCGAACTTCACCTTCGCGGAGACCGAGGGCGGCTCCTCCAAGCAGTCGCCGCGTATCGACGCCATCGAGCGGATCACGATCCCCGGGCTCTCCGACTGGCTGGGCGACCTCCAGGCCAAGCACTGGTTCTTCGTCTCCGACCTGGCCGGTGTGCTGGGCGGTCTGGTCACCAACCTGTCGCTGCTCACCGTCGTCGCCCTGCTGCTGGTCCCCGGCACCTGGTGGCTGCTGTGGCGGACGTCGTTCGGCCTGCGCCTGCGGTCCTGCGGTGAGAACCCGATCGCCGCCGAGTCGCTCGGTGTCAACGTCTACAAGTACAAGTACATCGCCGTCATCGTCTCCGGCGGACTGGCCGGCCTCGGTGGCGCGTTCCTCGCGATCATCACCGGCATCTACCAGGAGGGCCAGACCGGCGGCCGCGGCTACATCGGTCTCGCCGCCATGATCTTCGGTAACTGGATGCCCGGCGGTATGGCGCTGGGAGCCGGCCTGTTCGGCTTCACCGACAGCCTCAAGCTGCGCGGCGGCGCCGTGAACGTCCACGCGATGCTGCTGCTGCTCGCCATCCTGCTGCTGATCGCGGTGGTCTGGCAGCTGTACCGGAAGAAGTACGTCGGGGCCGTGATCTCGGCCGCCTTCTCGGCGCTGCTGTTCACCTGGTACGCGCTCACGGACGAGCTCCCGAGCCAGTTCGTCGACGCGGCACCGTACGTGGCCACGCTGCTCGTACTCGCCGTGTCCGCACAGCGGCTGCGCATGCCGAAGGCCAACGGACAGCCGTACTTCAGGGGCCAGGGCAAGTGA